The DNA window CTCGAGCGAAGCGCAGACCAGGCTGATCCATTTGGCCCAGCTATCCTTCGTGGCCAGGACCAGGAGGGCGGCGATGTTCGGGATCAGGATGAAAGCGGTCAAGGGCGGCAAGAGACTGAACCCGGCCCCCGGGGCGTGGAACAGGGCCAGGGACGCCACGAAGGGGATCAGGATGGCGGCTAGAACTTGGGGCATTCGGGTCTCCTCCGGGGTTAAAAGCTCATCAAAAGATAGATGGCGGCAATGCCACCGAAGATCACCAAGGCGTAATTCTGGACCTGGCCGGTCTGGGTCAGGCGGAGGATGGCCCCGGCCTGGCGGGTGATCCAGCCGGACCCGTCCACCATGCCGTCATCCACCACTTCCTCGTCGAACCAGTGGAAAAGGGAGGCGAAACCGAAGACGACCTTTTGGACGAACCAACCATACATTTCGTCGAAATAGTACTTGTTCTTCAGCAACAGGTAGATGGGCTCGAATTGTCGGGCCACCTTCTCCGCCGAGAATATCCTGAACCAGTAAAAGCAGGCCGCGAGCCCGATACCGAGCAACGCCACCAGGATGGAAAGCCAGGCCCCTCCCAGCAGTTCCGTGAAATCATGAGCGCCTTCCAAATGGGCTTCCCCGAAATGGACGAACTTGGAATAAAGGTCCACCCCCGGCCAATTCAACCAGCCGACGCAACAAGAAAGGGCCGCCAGGACCAGCAATGGGAAGGTCATGGAAAGGGGCGACTCATGGGCGTGGTCATGGGCATGGTGGTCCCGGGCCTCGCCCAGGAAGACCACGAAGAAGAGCCGGAACATGTAAAAGGCGGTGAGGAAAGCCGTGAAGACGCCGACCCCATAAAGGAGTTCATGACCCGGAATGGTGCTTTCCTTGACCGCGTCCAGGATGGCGTCCTTGGAAAAGAACCCGGCGAAAGGCGGGATCCCCGATATCGCCAGGTTGGCGATCAGGAAGGTCGGGGCCGTAATGGCCATCTTCCGCCAAAGGCCGCCCATCTTCCAGATGTCCTGGTTGTGGACCGCGTGGATCACGCTGCCGGCGCCCAGGAAGAGCAGGGCCTTGAAACAGGCGTGGGTGGTCAGGTGGAACATGCCGGAGGTATAGCCCCCGACCCCCAGGGCCAGGATCATGTAACCAAGCTGGGAAAGGGTCGAATAGGCCAGGATGCGTTTGATGTCGTCCTGGGCGATGGCGATGGAAGCCGCAAAAAAGGCCGTAAAGCCGCCGATATAGGCCACCACCATCATCGAACGCGGATCGGCGGAGAAAAGGGTATAGGTGCGGGCGACCATGTAAACACCGGCCGCGACCATCGTGGCGGCGTGGATGAGGGCGGAAACAGGGGTAGGACCTTCCATGGCGTCCGGAAGCCAAACGTGCAAGGGGAACTGGGCGCTCTTCCCTACCGCCCCGCAGAAGAGCAGGATGGCGATGCCCATGACATAACCGCTGTTGATGGAACCGTTGGCCAATCCCTCCGAAACGAGTTTCTGGACCTCCTGGAAGTCGAAGGTCTGGAACAGCATCCCGATGGTGATCACCCCCATGAGGAAGCCCATATCCCCGATCCGGTTGACCACGAAGGCTTTCTTACAAGCCTCGGCGGCCTCAGGCTTGAAATACCAAAAGCCGATCAAGAGGTAAGAGCAAAGACCCACCAACTCCCAGCCGATGAAGATCTGGAGGTAATTATTGGAGACCACCAGCACCAGCATAGAGGCCGTGAAAAGGGACAAATAGGAGTAGTAGATCGCGAAGCGTTCGTCCTCGTGCATGTAACCCAGCGAATAGATCTGCACCAACAACGACACCAAGGTCACCACGAGGAGCATGTTCGCCGACAAAGGGTCGATCAAAACGCCCACGTTGGCGTGCCAGGTCCCCACATCGATCCAGTTCCAGCTCATGGAAACGACCCGGTCCGCCTCCGGCAACCCCAAGACCTGCCCGAGGACGCCGATGGAGAGGCCCAGGCAGGCCAGCATGACCAGGATCGAAAGGCCGGCCGAGAGGTTCTTGGAACGTTTGGTGAAAAGGACAATGGCCAGGTAAGCCAAGGCGGGCATTACAGGGATCAGCCAGGCGATTTGGATCATTCTCTTCCTCTTCGGTTAATTGGAACGGAACGGCATCGGCGAACGACGGGCCGGGGCTTAACCCCGGAGCTGATCGGCCTCATCCACATTAGTGGTCTTCAACTGCCGGTAGATGGCGATGATGATGGCCAGGGCCACCGCGGCTTCCGCCGCCGCCAAGGTGATGACGAAGACCGTGAAGACCGGACCACCCAGGCTCGTCGGACCCCAATAGCGGCCGAAAGCCAGGAAATTGATGTTGACCGCATTGAGCATCAGTTCGACGCCCATCAGGACCGAGATGGCGTTCTTGCGGACCAGGACCCCGAAGAGCCCGATCGAAAAAAGGCCGGCCGCCAGATAAAGGAAATGAAGGGTCGGGATATTGGTCATCGTCATTCCGGGTCCTTTCGCGCGACGACTACCGCCCCCACCAGGGCGGAAAGAAGGAGGACCGAGACGAACTCGAAGGAGAAGGCGAACCCATTCTGGCGTTGGAGCAGGGCATCGCTCAGCAGGACCACGTCATTGGCATAAGGAGAGGCTCCGGTGACCATGGGAAGCCCCGCCGACTGGAAGGAGGAATATTGGATGGCCATGTAAAGCATCAGGGCGAAGGCCGCCACCACCAGCAAGGCCCCGGCCACCTGCCGGTTCATGGCGGGATTGTGTTCATCCATGACGCGCCGGGTCAGCATGATGCCAAAGATGATGAGCACCGTCACCGCACCCACATAGATAAGGACCTGGACCGCCGCCAAGAACTCCCATCCCAAATAAAGATAGACGCCCGCGATACAGAACATGGTCAAGGCCAAGGCCAAGGCACAGTGATAAAGGTTGCGGAGGGTGACGGTCAAAAGGGCCCCCGCCAGGATGACGGCCGATAGGATGTAAAAAATGGTCTGGGTCACGCTTTCGCTCCTGCGGCGGCGGGGGCCGCCGTTTCTTCCGTCTGGGGGGCCAAATGGGCCGGACGGACCCACTTCATGGCCTGTTCGTCCTGGAGCAACCCGCCCCGCTTATAGACCGAGTTCTCGTATTCCTCGGACACGAAGGTCAGGGCATCGAACCCGCAGGCCTCCACGCAGTAACCGCAGAAAATGCAGGTGGAAAAATCGAGCTTGAAGGTCGTCATGCGCCTCTTCCCGTCCGCACCACGGACCCCTTCGAGCTTGATGCAACTATTGGGACAGGCCTTGGCGCACATCATGCAAGCCACGCAGTTGAACTGGTCCTTTTCCCCGTCATAAATGAGCTTGATCATGCTGCGGCTACGGGCCGGCAAGGGAAGCTTCTCTTCGGGATATTGCTGGGTGGTCTTCTTCTTGAAGACGTAACCCGAGGTGATGGAAAGGCCCACCAAGAGGTTCCACAATCCCAGGACGATGGCTTTCAAATAGGTGTATAAGGCGCTCATGTCAGTTCCCCCCTCCCATGGCCAGCACGATCCCGCCGGTGACCAGGATATTCACGATCGCGATCGGGATCAGCACTTTCCAACCGAAATCCATCAATTGATCCACCCGTAAGCGTGGGAAGGTCCAGCGGAAGGCCATGATGACGTAGATCAAGGCCAGGACCTTGCCGACGAACCAAACAATGCCGGGGATCATCCCCAGCAGATGGTCCACGAAGGGGATGTAGGTGTGAACGGGCAACCACCCGCCCAGGAAAACCGTCGCGGCCACGGCCGTGGAGACCACGATGGCGATATATTCCCCCAGGAAGAACATGGCGAATTTCACGCCGGAATACTCGGTATGGAAGCCACCGGTCAGTTCGGACTCGGCCTCCGGAATGTCGAAGGGGGCCCGGTTCGCCTCCGCGGTGGCGGCGGCGACGAAGATCAAAAAGGCCGGCAGTTGC is part of the bacterium genome and encodes:
- the nuoL gene encoding NADH-quinone oxidoreductase subunit L; this translates as MIQIAWLIPVMPALAYLAIVLFTKRSKNLSAGLSILVMLACLGLSIGVLGQVLGLPEADRVVSMSWNWIDVGTWHANVGVLIDPLSANMLLVVTLVSLLVQIYSLGYMHEDERFAIYYSYLSLFTASMLVLVVSNNYLQIFIGWELVGLCSYLLIGFWYFKPEAAEACKKAFVVNRIGDMGFLMGVITIGMLFQTFDFQEVQKLVSEGLANGSINSGYVMGIAILLFCGAVGKSAQFPLHVWLPDAMEGPTPVSALIHAATMVAAGVYMVARTYTLFSADPRSMMVVAYIGGFTAFFAASIAIAQDDIKRILAYSTLSQLGYMILALGVGGYTSGMFHLTTHACFKALLFLGAGSVIHAVHNQDIWKMGGLWRKMAITAPTFLIANLAISGIPPFAGFFSKDAILDAVKESTIPGHELLYGVGVFTAFLTAFYMFRLFFVVFLGEARDHHAHDHAHESPLSMTFPLLVLAALSCCVGWLNWPGVDLYSKFVHFGEAHLEGAHDFTELLGGAWLSILVALLGIGLAACFYWFRIFSAEKVARQFEPIYLLLKNKYYFDEMYGWFVQKVVFGFASLFHWFDEEVVDDGMVDGSGWITRQAGAILRLTQTGQVQNYALVIFGGIAAIYLLMSF
- a CDS encoding NADH-quinone oxidoreductase subunit I, yielding MSALYTYLKAIVLGLWNLLVGLSITSGYVFKKKTTQQYPEEKLPLPARSRSMIKLIYDGEKDQFNCVACMMCAKACPNSCIKLEGVRGADGKRRMTTFKLDFSTCIFCGYCVEACGFDALTFVSEEYENSVYKRGGLLQDEQAMKWVRPAHLAPQTEETAAPAAAGAKA
- a CDS encoding NADH-quinone oxidoreductase subunit J, with the translated sequence MTQTIFYILSAVILAGALLTVTLRNLYHCALALALTMFCIAGVYLYLGWEFLAAVQVLIYVGAVTVLIIFGIMLTRRVMDEHNPAMNRQVAGALLVVAAFALMLYMAIQYSSFQSAGLPMVTGASPYANDVVLLSDALLQRQNGFAFSFEFVSVLLLSALVGAVVVARKDPE
- the nuoK gene encoding NADH-quinone oxidoreductase subunit NuoK, producing MTNIPTLHFLYLAAGLFSIGLFGVLVRKNAISVLMGVELMLNAVNINFLAFGRYWGPTSLGGPVFTVFVITLAAAEAAVALAIIIAIYRQLKTTNVDEADQLRG